From the genome of Megachile rotundata isolate GNS110a chromosome 3, iyMegRotu1, whole genome shotgun sequence:
CGTTTGTTTTTTTTGAAGAAAATCAAACTTATGCTCCTTTGAAGAAATGAATAATCAAATGTAAAATAGTTATATGTATTAGGTACAATTTAAAAcaaatactaaatattatattaacattaTAAGTTTAagagtttatcaaattttattaagtttaacaacatgaattatatgaaaataatttaatgttcaaaataaaagaattacacatttaaaattgagttattcataaaatatgaataacttgtattatacatatttgtttGATTTAAATGTTTAAGTATTTAATTTGTTTTGGCTCAATACTGTAAGACAATGATTGAGTAATGAAAgagaataaaaacaaaaaccatgaatgtaaaaataaacaACTAATGAAACTAGAAAAATGGGGGAAGATGTAAAGATATGGAAACATTGATGAAAATACCAACATagaatacatatttaatataattaattctattattaatagaaATGTTTAATTACAATTACCTGAATATTGTagataatgaaaaaatatttgttctatTATGTGTAACATGAAATACATGTAATACATTTCTATATAAGAATATAGGTATAAGAATTAGATATAATTcttgataaataaatgaatttatttatgtaaaagttTGATGTTAATGTTAGATTTCATGTGACAAAAATGGACACAATAATCTCTTAATTTGACATtcactataaaaatatatttataaccaGTTTTATCGTTTTTTTCCCCATTACTTGGTTACCATCCattattaaatactaaaatGCCACTTGATAAATGGCACAGCATATGTTTtacatttgtataaatatatgtacatataatatatatcaaTATTGTCGATTGGAAATTGCAAATATTCGATCTTTTTACTTTAATTAATAAACATGCTTAAATTAAACAGTACACGTATAAATATTAAGTGATATAAttctaattcaaatttaataagtttGTTTTTATTGTACACTTTTGTGAACTAATTATTGTACGATTAGAGATaagaaatacatatttataaagttataattataatttacaactaattaatattattcttgtgtctatgttacatttataataaaaaatatgaaagaaataCCATTGTTGGTGCTGGTTATGTAAAAGGTTATGTTTCCACCATATCTTTTTAATGTTCTTGATCTTAATGACGAAGTTTCAACATAAACAATCCGTATAATAGGAGCAAAACTTATTGATTGCTATTTGTGACTGAATAGTAATTAACTGATATtgcttagaaattttataagtaTTTATAAACAACAATCACTAGAACTGGCGGAGACTGTAAACCACATGGTCACAGTTTAAGAACAGTatttacacacatacatacttaATATACATACCTACACACTCAAGTGCAAAAATGGCACACCAAGGAGAACAGGTCCTTATCAATTACAAAACATGTGCCTGTATTATGCCTAATTAAAGACatcttgaaaattgataaataataaaattttcgcaAGTATATGCTTACTTTTAAGAGCAAGCTGCTTTACTGCGCACTTTACGTTATAGAAAAGTGATTTTAGGAACTACGTGAGGACATAAGTTAATAtcttttataattgaattttacaataaaGTTTACATTCATAACAGAGTAATATTGCGACGATTTAATATGTAAAAGCAGTATAAAGATAATAGCTTATAATTaagcaataaatataaaaagatgAAAGTATTTTAGAACTCTCAGATAACGAGAGTAACAATATTATCGAGAACGGAATTATTAAAGTAGAAAATTGCGTttctacataaaataaaacatttaaattatcCAACGAGCATAGCAAAGtcacaaatataattttgcaattgacTAAAAGtattacattcaaaaattttttaaattatattttatggaCACGTGGCGACCTCTGCTTCCGGGTAGCCGTCCCGCCGAAATGTGCATTTCCGGTGATTAAAATGTTCGTGACGATATTTCTTTTTTAGACTGGCATTCTGATTCGAATTTTCGCCTTACACAGTTCGCTATACAcgttttatttttctgtttcgaTTTAGTGTGTGTTATTTCAGTTTAGTTTGATGTATATAGTAAGTGTATACAGTTTTATAATTACTTAAATTGAAGTTATAGAAAAACTTTTCGATTCTGGTCAAGGGATGCAAACAAGCTCCTATTTTCACAAGGAAACATCTATGATGACGGTTTTTGGTGATTGGAACGAATAAAACTAcatgaattttatatataacGTACATGTGCATATCCATACACATACGTTCATTATACGCGACATCATTTTCATTGTGTCATCGGTAATGTAGGGAGTAAtatgaaaatagtaaaatatttctgTTGAAGTCGCTAAAAACAATTCTCACAGATGATTCCTTCTTTGCAAAATTTGATAtgatttagggaaattttagTTTTCTGAAGAAAGTCCAAATTGATAATGAATTGGTAAAGTCAAAACATTCCGGagttaaaatcaatatttattgaattttcatcGAAATGGAACAAGTAGCGCCATCTTTCCGGCGAACATGGTGAACTACACGTATTTGAAACTGTTCAATTCAACTAATATAGTTGGAACATTGTTTCCATAGAAACTAAATATGTCAGAATTTATACACAATAACAACGCTGTGTACAtgataataattgaaaactaTTTTTCATAACTTATAACAAATGATTTTGATGCGATACATAACCCAACGAGATTtgagaaaaattgttttcagTGTTGTATGGTGGATTAcgtttgaaataaatttgatttaaaaaatgtcgGTAGATCACAATGAAAAGTATATCTTTGAAGCTGAATGGTATGATAAAATAGCTACCGttctaaagaaattttatttatattattatccatatgaCAACACAGTAGAGTTGTTTGATATTAAGGCCAGAAAAACATTTTTAAGAAGAACAAAATGCGAAGGAATACAAGCAAAGGATTTTTATGTAGGAGCTACTGTAACAATATTTTCAcgaaatataagcataacagatTATGCAGACTGCGTTACACGGACAAAATTGCAAACTAAAATGCAAAAAACATTTGCTATGTTAAAACCAAATGTTATTGATAAAGTGGGTGAATTATTGAAACGAATAATTTCTTGCAATTTTCACATTGCAAACATTAAAATGATTAAGCTAACTAAAGAAGAAGCATCAGACCTTTGCAAAGATGAAGATAGTACTAATATAACGTACATTGTAAATTATCTCACTTCTGGTCCAATTGTGGCTTTAGAATTATTAGGTGATAACGCGATTACACGTTGGATAGAAGTAATAGGACCTGAAGATAGTGAAGAAGCTCGGTCGAAAGCTCCATCTTCGCTTAGAGCATGTTATGGTAAAGATAAAATTCATAACGCGATACATGGCTCTGAAAACGAGGAAGCTGCAGAAAAAGAATTGCAATTTTTCTTTCCTAGTCCAAAAAGTGGAAAGAAGGGACCACCTAATACAGCAACATTAGAGAATTGTACTTGTTGCATTATTAAACCTCATGCTGTTCAAGCTAAATTAGTTGGAGATATTATTGACGATATACAGAAAGCTGGTTATCTTATTTCTGCAGTGCAACAATTTCATGTGAATCCATTTGATGCAGaggaatttttagaagtttACAAAGGAGTCCTTCCTGATTATGCGGCTATGGTAGGAGAATTGCAATCAGGACCATGCATTGTTATGGAAATAAAGCATCAAGACAAGAAGTTTGATGTTCAAGAAGAATTTAGAAAGCTTTGTGGTCCTATGGATCCAGATATTGCAAGACAAGTGAGACCAGATACTCTTCGTGCAAAATATGGAAAAAACAAAGTACAAAATGCTATACATTGTTCTGATTTACCAGAAGATGGAATGCTGGAGGTGGAGTACTTTTTTAAGATCCTTGATAGCAGTTGAGTATTAAGAAAAAAGATTAATCCTTTTTTACTTTTGTCATTCCcgatattttatatacaaaaaatatcaccACGTTGCCttacatcaatattattaaaaaaaagacaAGGCGAAACAATATTGAATGTTATTATAATTGAacgaaaatatgtaattttactCTACCTTCTTTTACAATAAAGAATGTAAagcaaaaaaaataatatagttGATTTTATTAGCTTAATTGGCTGTAATATGAATCGAATTACATCAAAGTGCAAGaccaattaaattcaaattgttTTCAAATTGTTGTCAAGAAGAGTTCTACTATCAAAGCCGTCGATCAAGAAGAGTTCTATTTGTATTTATGAACAAATGAAGTAATCGTCGTTTGAtcgtatttaattttattttaaaaacaaaatcgttTTGCTATTCATTCATTCTGTAATCAGAGGTTAATTTAAGTAcacgtattaaaattaaattcagaatcaattccaataaaattagttatttttgtaaagttattaattgattataaaatataggaattcctatatttttgtcTTGTGTCGCCATCTGGGGGTGGAAGAGAAGAACTAATTAAACTAtcgtttcaaaagtgtgtagttcacctaATTCGCCGGGGAGATGGCGCTACTTGTTCcattttcgtaaaaattcaattaatattgattttattgattaatatgctatgaattcattatatatttcttaatattgattttatgctgTATGCAATATATTCCGTGGATCCGAAGATGCGAATTTTGTGTTCAGAACAGTTTGTCGATGATACAGGGATTGACATAAGAAtgataaaaaattttctttctagTCGCCAAATATTATTCTCACAGATATCTTCTTTTGCAAAATAGagcttatttgcaaaatatggtccATATCGGTGCATGACGGTTTTCCGAAGTTTCTCCGAAAGTTGTTCTCCTTGGTCGCCATTTTTCCCAAAGGAGCCAGATTTACAATTGAATGTACTTACCAAGTTCAGTCTAATTGTAcgagaataataatttattctacTTAACGTGTCAtagcttaaatttttaaaaagaaatacattTGTTTTCAAGTATACTCATACGACTTAATACAAACATAAGTATATTTCCATTAATGCATTTTTAAAAACAAGATCAACTTTCTACGTAAAGATGCAACACTTTAGCTCCAAATAATTTAACGCTAAAAAGACATAACATCTATTctcataaaaaaaagaaagaaaataaaggaaaggaataaataaataaattattatgtagAAGCAtgtaaattttaagtatttcatttcttttgttcttattttttgttttatttgtttttttttctgatGTCTTTGTAGATACATATATCCTAAGactaaataatatacaaatcaacattttttaataattgtaacaatttacCTGCTTTAAATTACATACCTACGTATGAAACTGTAGTTTGTTTCTTCTTTCACTCAACTGTGCAATATTAACAGcagtaataatatttaacacgATTTTTAGTAATTGCAACTGTTTAAAAAAGATACAGTTTCAAgtcataatattataataatgttaaattattCAGTGTATGTCTTAAAAATTAAGCTTcagtaaatatgtaaaattatactttGTTTAAAAAACaccttattaaaaaattatttaatagagctatatgtatatttataaaaatatacaataatatatcaCACCAAGAATGTaggaaaaaaataattttttactgattaatttaataaatttttggatCATGATGGAAACATAATATCAATATAGATAAAATGTTACTTCATATTCTTTTTGCtcgtaatttgaaataagttaATGTTCTGCTACAGCCGGCTCTTTCATGAGAAAGGTCATGGATACGTTACTGTCGGAGAAAGCGAGTATTTACGAACAGTGATACAAACATTTACTTATCATACATTATGCATAAGTGGAGATCAAAGGATTCTGAGCGAGTACCATTATGCGTTTGATGCATCGACCTGTATTCACGTGTGGTATAACCATATATTTTCTGACAATTAGATTTGCTTCTTTGTTTAAGAAGTAGTCCACGTTATTTACAGTGGGTccaaaaagtattcgtacaagtagtttcttttgtaataactttatttatataagtaataagtaaacaataATTGCTTCTACTAATATCCTCTTACAAGAagaaataatatgtacattaaccatttctaatattatgttacaaaagaataatacaataaatataatagtattatataaatatttttcctaCGAAATGTTGGTAAATCAGCAGATatcgaaatatgtaaattttgtagATTCTTCATTCAAATTGTTTCTTTCAAAATTCTATTAATACGGAATTCTGTACTTtcgaaaaaataatattccacAATGAATATTAACAActttcataataaataataaatattaaataattacaaataatggATTTAGGAGAGgttgacaaatttttgaattaataacaaataatggATTTAGGGAAGgttgacaaatttttgaattattcaataaatgtataaagatgaatgcaaaattataaatcatGGAACACAATGAAAAAATAAGCAACTCTTGCAGTCCTCGTTTAAAAGTATAATCGTGTTTTTTGCATTAAAGAAAAGTGGTTCATGTGTAGGCTTAATAGAGCATGCTTTATGTTACACTGAATAAAACTGTGCGTAAGATATTACGATATTCACATTAACATATTTAGTACCTTAATAATAGCCatttataaagtataaataataataaaaatactgtagCAACGTTCTGtaactatttctattttttagctactcctcaatttttattttttctgaaaaattttcTGGAAATTAGTTGAAACAATTGTACAATGTACTAGATGGAGCTTGTTTAATAAACACTTCGAATTTTTTGAGATCTTTAAAAGCCTGGaacgttaaaaaatttcagtgtAGATGTAAAAGACTGtcgatagaaaaattgaaaatgtccaCGAATGTtagtaatttaacaaaaaagaaatttatgatattgttttttacttaatataaatcatttaatattttgactgcgtttacatataattttattcattttgtttGAATATGTTAAATTCTTCaacgtttaaattttcaattaataaactTTTTTGTTGACTTTTTATGTTAGACAGATAACACTGTTCAACAGCCAATAGGCGTTCCTATTTTCGTTCAGTGATTCTTATAGTATTTATCGCGCTGATTGCGAATCTGCAATCCGTTTTTCTCCAGCAcctacagtttttgagaaatttgagtttaaaaaaaaaaacaaatttttcaagtaaAAGTGATACAAAACAGATATTTATAACTTGCGAACTTACCTAGAATTGTTTTCTTCTGGACTGACGTTTGTGACGTATATTTAGTAATCTAATATCATTGTAGCATTATCTTTGCCACAATATCTGTTCTCCATAACGGAAATATTTTAATGGAATCTTTCAACGTGTTCATCACTCACGTCACCAAGGTTGCTTGCTTCGCCTCGTGCGTTGCTATTTTGCTTTCTGGCATCGTAAAAAAACGACGTTGCAACTTTCTATGGATCCTTCTTAAAGGTAAAAGTCTGCTCTATCGCGTGGTATAGTTCAATTTTCCACTACACCcttactttttaaaataaattgaaaaatatacgtaAAAATTGGTGCATAATCCGTGTCTCTCGGCGTTCAATGGCCATTTAA
Proteins encoded in this window:
- the LOC100878680 gene encoding nucleoside diphosphate kinase homolog 7-like, with product MSVDHNEKYIFEAEWYDKIATVLKKFYLYYYPYDNTVELFDIKARKTFLRRTKCEGIQAKDFYVGATVTIFSRNISITDYADCVTRTKLQTKMQKTFAMLKPNVIDKVGELLKRIISCNFHIANIKMIKLTKEEASDLCKDEDSTNITYIVNYLTSGPIVALELLGDNAITRWIEVIGPEDSEEARSKAPSSLRACYGKDKIHNAIHGSENEEAAEKELQFFFPSPKSGKKGPPNTATLENCTCCIIKPHAVQAKLVGDIIDDIQKAGYLISAVQQFHVNPFDAEEFLEVYKGVLPDYAAMVGELQSGPCIVMEIKHQDKKFDVQEEFRKLCGPMDPDIARQVRPDTLRAKYGKNKVQNAIHCSDLPEDGMLEVEYFFKILDSS